Proteins found in one Pantanalinema sp. genomic segment:
- the fliQ gene encoding flagellar biosynthesis protein FliQ, with translation MSDTTVIHVATQAILMVLLLSGPILLISLVVGFVVALLQTITSIQEQTLSFVPKSLAVFGGLILLGPWLLSTMVGFLTTLWSSIPGMLAR, from the coding sequence ATGTCCGACACGACCGTCATCCACGTCGCGACCCAGGCCATCCTCATGGTCCTGCTCCTCTCCGGGCCGATCCTCCTGATCAGCCTGGTGGTCGGCTTCGTCGTGGCGCTGCTGCAGACCATCACCTCGATCCAGGAGCAGACCCTCTCGTTCGTCCCGAAGTCGCTCGCCGTCTTCGGGGGGCTGATCCTGCTGGGGCCCTGGCTGCTCTCCACCATGGTCGGCTTCCTCACCACCCTCTGGAGCTCCATCCCCGGGATGCTCGCGCGCTAG
- a CDS encoding FAD-dependent oxidoreductase codes for MKLVIIGGVAGGATAAARARRLDEHADITVFERGPYVSYANCGLPYFISGDIADRSELLLQTPESFEARYGVRVRVNTEVIRIDREQRRVLVRGAQGEEWVPYDKLILAQGGQPVMPSVSGIDAPHVFKLWTVPDMDRIDDHIAEQKPRTAVVVGGGFIGLEMAEAFKKRGLDTTVVEFQPTVMGVMDAEFGKWVASELEENGVHVETGVGVKAVLPEDRAVELSDGRVLPAELVLFSVGVRPELSLAKEAGLELGPSGGLLVDEHLQTSDPFIYAAGDMVEVLQRVSGKRVRVPLAGPANRQGRIAASNALGMPMPYAGALGTSVVKVFEATAAMTGLSEKAAREAGFEVGVAILHKDHHAGYYPGAESIALKLVYERQTAGLLGAQAFGRAGVDKRIDVLATALHGGFTLEDLAELDLAYAPPYSSANDPVNLAAFIGLNDLSGFSPLVTPAELRAEMEAAGGAYVLDVRTPREFEASHLVGAHHIPLDALRDRLDALPRDRRILVHCKSGFRAHLAVRILKQNGFSDVANVTGGYVSILNDGNFEVEAK; via the coding sequence ATGAAACTTGTCATCATCGGCGGGGTCGCGGGGGGCGCGACCGCAGCCGCCCGCGCCCGCAGGCTCGACGAGCACGCCGACATCACCGTCTTCGAGCGCGGGCCCTACGTCTCATACGCCAACTGCGGCCTCCCCTACTTCATCTCCGGGGACATCGCCGATCGATCCGAGCTGCTGCTCCAGACGCCCGAGAGCTTCGAGGCGCGCTACGGGGTCCGGGTCCGGGTGAACACCGAGGTGATCCGGATCGATCGCGAGCAGCGCCGGGTCCTGGTCCGCGGTGCCCAGGGCGAGGAGTGGGTCCCCTACGACAAGCTCATCCTGGCCCAGGGAGGGCAGCCGGTCATGCCGAGCGTGAGCGGCATCGACGCTCCGCACGTCTTCAAGCTCTGGACCGTCCCCGACATGGACCGGATCGACGACCACATCGCCGAGCAGAAGCCCCGGACCGCGGTGGTGGTCGGCGGCGGCTTCATCGGGCTCGAGATGGCCGAGGCCTTCAAGAAGCGCGGCCTCGACACCACGGTCGTCGAGTTCCAGCCGACCGTCATGGGGGTGATGGACGCCGAGTTCGGCAAGTGGGTGGCCTCGGAGCTTGAAGAGAACGGGGTTCACGTCGAGACGGGCGTCGGGGTCAAGGCCGTCCTGCCGGAGGATCGCGCCGTGGAGCTCTCGGACGGCCGGGTCTTGCCGGCCGAGCTGGTTCTCTTCTCGGTGGGGGTGCGCCCCGAGCTCTCGCTCGCCAAAGAGGCGGGCCTCGAGCTTGGGCCATCGGGCGGGCTCCTGGTGGACGAGCACCTCCAGACCTCGGATCCCTTCATCTACGCCGCCGGGGACATGGTCGAGGTCCTTCAGCGCGTCTCGGGCAAGCGGGTCCGCGTGCCGCTCGCAGGCCCCGCGAATCGCCAGGGGCGCATTGCCGCCTCGAACGCCCTGGGGATGCCCATGCCCTACGCCGGCGCGCTCGGGACCAGCGTCGTCAAGGTGTTCGAGGCGACGGCGGCGATGACCGGGCTGAGCGAGAAAGCGGCCCGCGAGGCCGGGTTCGAGGTGGGGGTCGCCATCCTCCACAAGGACCACCACGCCGGCTACTACCCGGGGGCCGAGTCGATCGCCCTCAAGCTCGTCTACGAGCGCCAGACCGCCGGCTTGCTGGGCGCCCAGGCCTTCGGCCGCGCGGGGGTCGACAAGCGGATCGACGTGCTGGCGACCGCGCTGCACGGCGGCTTCACCCTCGAGGATCTCGCCGAGCTGGACCTGGCCTACGCGCCCCCCTACTCGTCGGCCAACGATCCCGTCAACCTGGCCGCCTTCATCGGGCTGAACGACCTCTCGGGCTTCAGCCCGCTCGTCACCCCTGCCGAGCTCAGGGCCGAGATGGAGGCTGCGGGCGGGGCCTACGTGCTGGATGTCCGCACCCCGCGCGAGTTCGAAGCGTCGCACCTGGTGGGGGCCCACCACATCCCTCTGGATGCGCTGCGCGATCGCCTCGACGCGCTGCCCAGGGATCGGCGCATCCTGGTTCACTGCAAGTCGGGCTTCAGGGCCCACCTCGCGGTGCGCATCCTGAAGCAGAACGGATTTTCCGACGTCGCCAACGTCACCGGGGGCTACGTCAGCATCCTCAACGACGGCAACTTCGAAGTGGAGGCGAAATGA
- a CDS encoding SulP family inorganic anion transporter: MQPTSAPLTETRRAEQRPPWVGDLMGGLTSAVVALPLALAFAVASGVDPKAGLYTAIVAGIVASLFGGSPLQITGPTGAMAVILAGIVAQYGLERVWIAGLMAGVIQLGLGLGRLGRWAALLPLPLITGFTNGIAILIFTGQIGNFLGVAHLTPKAPLLKQAWWQMTHLGQANLAAVIITVGVIGVMVLWGKVNQTVPGSLVALLIATVGSTLLGLDLPRIGAIPQGLPMPSMPPFSFGMLNELIRPALALAALGAIESLLSAAVADRLSGSKPHDPDKELVGQGLANIAVPFFGGIPATGAIARTAVNIRSGGKTRLSGVIHGLAIALVVVALGPLAANIPLAALAGILMVTSWRMIEWDQVKLLLRSTKSDLTVMATTWLVTVIFDLVLAVEAGLVIAVSLFLRRMADVHLISHQEVCRECGVPEALADDIRVYEVDRPLFFGDARRFAETVLSDVHCRGLVLGMAAVTTMDVTAAIALGNVVRELQHRGVKVALCGLSAEVSDLLERLGVAGTPYRFERVETGVSTLAHELSGEA, translated from the coding sequence ATGCAACCGACTTCCGCACCGCTGACCGAGACACGAAGGGCCGAGCAACGCCCGCCGTGGGTCGGGGACCTCATGGGGGGGCTCACCTCCGCGGTGGTGGCGCTGCCGCTCGCGCTGGCGTTCGCGGTGGCGAGCGGAGTGGACCCCAAGGCGGGCCTGTACACCGCGATCGTCGCGGGGATCGTGGCGTCGCTCTTCGGAGGATCCCCGCTCCAGATCACGGGGCCCACCGGGGCAATGGCGGTCATCCTCGCGGGGATCGTGGCGCAGTACGGCCTCGAGCGGGTCTGGATCGCCGGCCTGATGGCCGGCGTGATCCAGCTGGGCCTCGGCCTCGGGCGTCTCGGCCGGTGGGCCGCCTTGCTGCCCCTGCCCCTCATCACCGGCTTCACCAACGGGATCGCGATCCTCATCTTCACCGGCCAGATCGGCAATTTCCTGGGCGTCGCCCACCTGACCCCCAAGGCCCCGCTGTTGAAGCAGGCGTGGTGGCAGATGACGCACCTCGGCCAGGCCAACCTCGCCGCGGTGATCATCACCGTCGGGGTGATCGGCGTCATGGTCCTGTGGGGCAAGGTGAACCAGACCGTGCCGGGCTCGCTGGTCGCGCTCTTGATCGCGACCGTCGGATCCACCCTGCTCGGGCTCGACCTGCCGCGAATCGGGGCCATCCCGCAGGGGCTGCCCATGCCCAGCATGCCGCCCTTCTCCTTCGGGATGTTGAACGAGCTCATCCGCCCGGCCCTGGCGCTGGCGGCGCTCGGGGCCATCGAGTCCCTGCTGTCGGCGGCAGTCGCCGACCGCCTGTCGGGGAGCAAGCCGCACGACCCGGACAAGGAGCTGGTCGGGCAGGGCCTGGCGAACATCGCGGTGCCCTTCTTCGGCGGGATCCCCGCCACCGGGGCCATCGCCCGGACCGCCGTCAACATCCGATCGGGCGGCAAGACCCGTCTCTCGGGCGTCATTCACGGCCTGGCCATCGCCCTGGTGGTGGTCGCCCTGGGGCCCCTGGCCGCCAACATCCCGCTGGCCGCGCTGGCCGGGATCCTGATGGTGACGAGCTGGCGCATGATCGAGTGGGATCAGGTCAAGCTCCTCTTGCGCTCGACCAAGTCCGACCTGACGGTCATGGCGACGACCTGGCTGGTGACGGTGATCTTCGACCTGGTCCTGGCGGTCGAGGCGGGGCTCGTCATCGCGGTGTCGCTCTTCCTGCGCCGGATGGCGGACGTTCACCTTATCAGCCACCAGGAGGTGTGCCGGGAGTGCGGGGTGCCCGAGGCCCTCGCCGACGACATCAGGGTCTACGAGGTGGATCGCCCCCTGTTCTTCGGGGACGCGCGGCGCTTCGCGGAGACGGTCCTCTCCGACGTCCACTGTCGCGGGCTGGTGCTCGGCATGGCGGCGGTCACGACCATGGACGTCACGGCGGCCATCGCCTTGGGCAACGTGGTCCGCGAGCTGCAGCACCGGGGCGTCAAGGTCGCCCTGTGCGGCCTCAGCGCCGAGGTCAGCGACCTGCTCGAGCGGCTGGGAGTCGCAGGGACCCCCTATCGGTTCGAGCGGGTCGAGACGGGCGTCTCGACCCTGGCCCACGAGCTGAGCGGCGAGGCGTGA
- a CDS encoding metalloregulator ArsR/SmtB family transcription factor yields the protein MTEPLRRFKAEFFKALAHPLRIQIIDALREGERGVNDLAELLGVEPTTLSQQLAVLRSRNIVVGRKEGSFVLYSVKDPAIFTLLDDAMVIFNNHLVEIRDTLESLEPTT from the coding sequence ATGACCGAGCCGTTGCGCCGATTCAAGGCCGAATTCTTCAAGGCGCTCGCGCACCCGCTGCGCATCCAGATCATCGACGCGCTGCGCGAGGGCGAGCGGGGCGTCAACGATCTGGCCGAGCTGCTGGGGGTCGAGCCGACCACCCTCTCCCAGCAGCTTGCCGTCCTGCGCTCGCGCAACATCGTCGTGGGCCGCAAGGAGGGCAGCTTCGTCCTCTACTCCGTGAAGGACCCGGCCATCTTCACCCTGCTGGACGATGCCATGGTGATCTTCAACAACCACCTGGTCGAGATCCGCGACACTCTCGAGTCCCTCGAGCCGACGACCTGA
- a CDS encoding rhodanese-like domain-containing protein — protein MSIWTVLALAAAAAFVYTRMQGGNRMSQATIKEKIAAGATVLDVRTKDEFRSGAYPGAINIPLQELQGRLGELAKDKPVIVYCAAGGRSAAAASAMKQAGFAEVLNAGGLGQMPR, from the coding sequence ATGAGCATCTGGACCGTCCTGGCCCTCGCGGCCGCGGCCGCATTCGTGTACACCCGCATGCAAGGAGGAAATCGCATGTCGCAAGCCACCATCAAGGAAAAGATCGCAGCCGGGGCCACCGTCCTGGACGTGCGCACCAAGGATGAGTTCCGCTCGGGGGCCTATCCCGGGGCCATCAACATCCCGCTGCAGGAGCTGCAGGGTCGCCTCGGCGAGCTCGCCAAGGACAAGCCGGTGATCGTCTACTGCGCGGCGGGCGGCCGCAGCGCGGCGGCGGCCAGCGCCATGAAGCAGGCAGGCTTCGCCGAGGTGCTCAACGCGGGCGGCCTGGGGCAGATGCCCCGCTAA
- a CDS encoding flagellar biosynthetic protein FliR: MAEPAILPFIDFVNRAIPGFVLVLARCIGLTLQAPVFGSRVVPAMGRMAFAMALALVYWTSLAHPPQAPEHFLAFIILVISELVFGMALGFAGSIIHFAVQGAGDFIAQAIGLTMISTMNPMIRTNSTPTGQIFYYLALTVFCLSGGHLLYLGGFFQSFELVPIGGFRVTPALWGVMLQITGALLGIVIQMAMPAVIVVLLIDVSLGVLNRSTPQAQNLLDFVSTIKPGIGLLIVSLMIPNVVASVHDLSAQMITDVQRVIVAQSQSVRPAGR, from the coding sequence ATGGCAGAGCCCGCGATTCTCCCGTTCATCGACTTCGTCAACCGGGCGATCCCCGGCTTCGTGCTGGTGCTCGCGCGCTGCATCGGCCTGACCCTGCAGGCGCCGGTCTTCGGCAGCCGCGTGGTGCCCGCGATGGGGAGGATGGCCTTCGCCATGGCCCTCGCCCTGGTCTACTGGACGAGCCTCGCGCACCCGCCTCAGGCGCCGGAGCACTTCCTCGCCTTCATCATCCTGGTGATCTCGGAGCTGGTCTTCGGCATGGCGCTCGGGTTCGCAGGATCCATCATCCACTTCGCCGTCCAGGGGGCGGGCGACTTCATCGCGCAGGCCATCGGCCTGACCATGATCTCGACCATGAACCCCATGATCCGCACCAACTCGACGCCCACGGGCCAGATCTTCTATTACCTGGCGCTGACGGTCTTTTGCCTGAGCGGTGGCCACCTGCTGTACCTGGGGGGCTTCTTCCAGTCCTTCGAGCTGGTGCCCATCGGCGGCTTCCGCGTGACGCCCGCCCTGTGGGGGGTCATGCTGCAGATCACCGGGGCGCTGCTCGGGATCGTGATCCAGATGGCCATGCCGGCGGTGATCGTGGTGCTCTTGATCGACGTGAGCCTGGGCGTTCTCAACCGCTCGACGCCGCAGGCGCAGAACCTGCTCGACTTCGTGTCGACCATCAAGCCCGGCATCGGCCTCTTGATCGTGAGCCTCATGATCCCGAACGTGGTCGCGTCGGTCCACGACCTCTCGGCCCAGATGATCACCGACGTCCAGCGGGTGATCGTCGCCCAGAGCCAGAGCGTTCGCCCCGCCGGGCGCTGA